One window of Ziziphus jujuba cultivar Dongzao chromosome 5, ASM3175591v1 genomic DNA carries:
- the LOC107422793 gene encoding receptor protein-tyrosine kinase CEPR1: MASKSTFFLFVLLLSQFLPSQPTPSTNQLQFFMLMNKTLSGNSLSNWDMSGGGKLPLCNFSGVGCNEEGYVFKVDITGWSVSGHFPANICSYLPELRILRLSNNRFLGEFPDGITNCSVLEELSMARLYLTGKLPDFSNMKSLRILDLSYNLFIGMFPMSVFNLTNLELLNFNENVNFSLWKLPENISRLTKLKSMLLMTCMLEGKIPKSIGNMTSLADLELSGNFLTGEVPSEIGMLKNLKQLELYYNQLVGNIPHEIGNLTELEDLDMSVNRFTGKLPESVCRIPKLRVVQFYNNTLSGEIPSCIADSTTLTMLSLYDNFLTGEVPRNLGYSSPLVVLDLSENRFSGPLPTEVCNGGKLLYFLVLENLFSGEIPESYGIKCQSLIRFRVSSNRLEGKIPEGILGFPHVSIIDLGYNNLSGTISSSIVKARNLSELFIQSNMISGTLPPGISRAINLVKIDLSNNLLSGPIPSEIGSLKNLNLLLLQGNKLCFSIPDSLSSLKSLNVLDLSNNLLTGKIPESLSELLPNSINFSNNKLSGPIPLSLIRGGLVESFSGNPGLCVSVYSNTSDQNFPICPQKYNRKRLNSIWAIGISLIIILVGALLFLKRKFGKERAMVEHDETLSSSFLSYDVKSFHRISFDQREIIEAMVDKNIVGHGGSGTVYKIELSSKEVVAVKRLWSNRGKEYSSPDQDGIFLDKALKTEVETLGSIRHKNIVKLYCYFSSLDCSLLVYEYMPNGNLWDALHKGWVHLDWPIRHQIALGIAQGLAYLHHDLLPPIIHRDIKTTNILLDVHYQPKVADFGIAKVLQARGGKDSTTTVIAGTYGYLAPEYAYSSKATTKCDVYSFGVVLMELITGKKPMEAEFGDNKNLIYWVFNKVDTEGAIAVLDKRLSGSFKDEMIQVLRIAMRCTHKNPAIRPTMKEVVQLLIEADPCRFDSRRSSNKTKETSNNNNDNNVTKVKNQLEL, from the exons ATGGCTTCTAAATCCactttcttcctttttgttttgcttctttCTCAGTTTCTTCCTTCTCAACCCACGCCCTCTACTAACCAGCTTCAGTTCTTCATGTTAATGAACAAAACTCTCTCAGGGAATTCTTTATCCAATTGGGATATGTCAGGGGGAGGGAAACTACCACTTTGCAACTTCTCCGGTGTCGGCTGCAATGAAGAAGGCTATGTTTTCAAGGTTGATATCACCGGCTGGTCAGTTTCCGGCCACTTCCCGGCCAATATATGCTCTTATCTACCGGAGTTGCGCATCCTCCGGCTCAGCAACAACAGATTCCTCGGCGAGTTTCCGGATGGTATCACAAACTGTTCTGTCCTGGAAGAGCTTAGCATGGCTCGTCTTTATCTCACCGGCAAGCTACCGGATTTCTCTAACATGAAATCTCTTCGGATTCTCGACTTGTCCTACAATCTATTCATCGGAATGTTCCCGATGTCGGTGTTCAATCTCACCAACCTCGAGCTGCTCAACTTCAATGAAAATGTGAACTTCAGTTTGTGGAAATTGCCGGAGAATATATCAAGGTTGACAAAGCTCAAATCAATGCTGTTGATGACTTGCATGCTCGAAGGGAAAATCCCGAAATCGATAGGAAACATGACTTCTCTAGCCGATCTCGAACTGAGTGGTAATTTCCTGACTGGAGAGGTACCATCAGAGATAGGTATGCTCAAGAATTTGAAACAGCTTGAGCTTTACTACAACCAGCTCGTCGGAAACATACCCCACGAAATCGGAAACCTCACCGAGCTCGAGGACTTAGACATGTCGGTTAACCGCTTCACCGGAAAGCTTCCGGAGTCGGTCTGCCGGATTCCAAAGCTCCGAGTCGTGCAGTTTTACAACAACACACTCAGTGGTGAAATCCCAAGTTGTATTGCTGATTCAACAACACTGACTATGCTATCACTCTACGACAATTTTCTCACTGGAGAAGTCCCGAGGAACCTCGGGTATTCGTCGCCGTTGGTCGTGTTAGACTTGTCGGAGAATCGTTTTTCAGGTCCACTTCCAACAGAGGTTTGCAACGGAGGTAAGTTGCTTTATTTTCTCGTCCTGGAAAACTTGTTTTCCGGGGAAATCCCAGAGAGTTATGGAATAAAGTGTCAGTCTCTGATTAGATTCCGAGTCAGTTCTAATCGTTTGGAGGGTAAAATACCTGAAGGAATTCTGGGTTTTCCTCACGTTTCGATCATTGATTTGGGGTATAACAATCTCAGTGGTACGATTTCAAGCTCAATTGTGAAAGCTAGAAACTTGTCTGAACTGTTCATACAGAGCAACATGATCTCCGGTACTCTGCCTCCCGGAATTTCCAGAGCAATCAATCTTGTTAAGATTGATCTTAGCAATAATCTTCTCTCTGGTCCGATTCCTTCTGAGATTGGAAGTCTCAAGAATCTAAATTTGCTTCTTTTGCAAGGAAACAAGCTCTGTTTTTCAATCCCGGATTCACTCTCTTCATTGAAATCTCTCAATGTTCTTGATCTTTCCAATAACCTCTTGACAGGAAAAATCCCAGAGAGTCTTTCTGAACTGTTACCAAACTCAATCAATTTCTCCAACAATAAGCTTTCCGGTCCCATTCCTTTGTCATTGATCAGAGGAGGTTTGGTGGAAAGCTTTTCAGGTAACCCAGGTCTCTGTGTCTCTGTCTATTCCAACACTTCAGATCAGAATTTCCCAATTTGTCCACAGAAATACAATCGAAAAAGACTGAACTCCATCTGGGCAATCGGAATTTCGCTCATAATCATCCTTGTTGGAGCTCTACTCTTTCTGAAACGAAAGTTCGGAAAAGAAAGAGCAATGGTGGAACATGATGAGacattatcatcttcattcctcTCATATGATGTGAAGAGTTTCCATCGAATTAGTTTCGATCAGCGCGAGATCATCGAGGCCATGGTGGATAAGAACATAGTGGGACATGGAGGATCAGGAACAGTTTATAAGATTGAGCTGAGCAGCAAAGAAGTTGTAGCAGTGAAGAGGCTTTGGAGCAACAGAGGGAAAGAATATTCATCACCAGATCAAGATGGTATCTTTTTGGATAAGGCACTGAAAACAGAAGTGGAAACTCTAGGAAGTATAAGGCACAAGAACATTGTGAAATTGTATTGCTATTTCTCAAGTTTGGATTGCAGTCTCTTGGTCTATGAGTATATGCCAAATGGAAATCTTTGGGATGCTCTTCACAAAGGTTGGGTTCATTTGGATTGGCCAATCAGACATCAGATTGCTCTTGGAATTGCTCAGGGTTTGGCTTATCTTCATCATGATCTTCTGCCTCCTATCATTCATAGAGATATCAAAACCACTAATATACTACTTGATGTTCATTATCAGCCAAAAGTTGCAGATTTTGGCATAGCCAAGGTTTTACAGGCAAGAGGAGGGAAAGATTCCACCACCACTGTTATTGCTGGCACTTATGGCTATTTAGCCCCAG AATATGCATATTCATCCAAAGCAACAACCAAATGCGATGTGTACAGTTTTGGAgtagttctaatggaattgataaCCGGAAAAAAGCCAATGGAGGCAGAGTTTGGTGACAACAAGAACCTCATATACTGGGTTTTTAACAAAGTGGACACCGAAGGAGCAATAGCGGTGTTGGACAAGAGATTATCAGGGTCATTCAAAGATGAGATGATCCAAGTTCTTCGGATTGCAATGCGATGCACTCACAAGAACCCAGCAATTCGACCAACAATGAAAGAGGTGGTTCAGTTGCTCATAGAGGCAGACCCTTGCAGATTCGATTCTCGCAGGTCATCCAATAAGACCAAAGaaacttcaaataataataatgataataatgtcACTAAGGTAAAGAATCAATTAGAATTATAA